The following coding sequences are from one Neurospora crassa OR74A linkage group I, whole genome shotgun sequence window:
- the gh47-1 gene encoding mannosyl-oligosaccharide 1,2-alpha-mannosidase: protein MNRVRDPFNLHNLSLNRPGTIAAINILRATATTAATEFRDRAEKAAQQAVETAAKAAEFAEQAAERTRDAVEAAAKEVERALDHTAFQSQSQSQSQADLEQGTLLPAAAPAAAEETYDEEDTEVEEEYEDPGDMASFSIPRHVPSFTDPARQAEDRLWAAATRQRAGPSAGAGGVLGGVQDKVGGFLNPDRRSLPMYKDKPYGYGPGGARPRPLLRKKRVLGLFTLVVLGLLWFTGFFDEHHERARAKLGDWGWLSSDTKARSKADWLKRRERVVEAMELSWDAYERYAWGYDEFHPVSKTGRNMAPKGLGWIIIDSLDTLMIMNLTSRVTHAREWISKSLTWDQDQDVNTFETTIRMMGGLLSAYYLSTEYPNLAPISDDDVGAPGEDLYLEKARDLADRLMSAFDTPSGIPYASVNLGKFQGLPSHADMGASSTAEATTLQLEFKYLANLTGEKDFWDRSEKVMKVIDDNQAPDGLVPIFIQPSTGHFHTQNIRLGSRGDSYYEYLIKQYLQTHKAEPIYQDMWNDALQGIRKHLVTYTENSGFTIVGERPSGLEGNLSPKMDHLVCFLPGTIALAATEGLSEREARKKPGFWNKQREADMKLARELMQTCWGMYRYMATGLAAEITYFKIPSDPLPESSSHTSPPDSIFDDPAGPDATWRKDYEVHQMDAHNLQRPETVESLFYMYRITGDVKYREWGWDMFKSFVNYTAVEDGGGFTSLSNANVIPPVIKDNMESFWMAETLKYFYLLFSPEDLLPLDKVVFNTEAHPLPVFEVGRLLKTGWERKPRTTTTTTTGETKSA, encoded by the exons atgAACCGCGTCCGCGATCCATTCAACCTCCACAACCTCTCCCTCAACCGCCCCGGTACCATTGCCgccatcaacatcctccGCGCAACCGCCACCACTGCCGCCACCGAGTTCCGCGACCGTGCCGAGAAAGCCGCCCAGCAGGCTGTCGAGACCGCTGCCAAAGCCGCCGAATTCGCTGAGCAGGCCGCTGAACGCACCCGCGACGCCGTCGAAGCCGCCGCAAAGGAAGTCGAGAGGGCGCTTGACCACACTGCCTTTCAGAGCCAGTCACAGTCACAGTCACAGGCGGATTTAGAGCAGGGCACCTTACTGccagctgctgctcctgctgctgcggaAGAGACATACGACGAGGAAGACacagaagtagaagaagaatacgAAGATCCAGGGGACATGGCCTCTTTTTCCATCCCACGACACGTCCCGTCGTTTACGGACCCGGCGCGCCAAGCTGAAGATCGACTGTGGGCTGCTGCGACCCGCCAACGGGCAGGGCCatcagcaggagcaggaggagtgCTAGGGGGAGTACAAGATAAAGTGGGAGGATTCCTAAACCCGGATCGAAGGTCATTACCCATGTACAAGGATAAGCCGTATGGGTACGGCCCCGGAGGAGCGAGACCTAGGCCACTGTTGAGGAAAAAGAGGGTGTTGGGGTTATTTACCTTGGTGGTGCTGGGGCTGTTGTGGTTTACGGGCTTCTTTGATGAGCATCATGAACGAGCCAGGGCGAAGCTGGGCGATTGGGGGTGGTTGAGCTCGGATACCAAGGCGAGGAGTAAGGCGGAttggttgaagaggagggagagggttgTTGAGGCTATGGAGCTGAGCTGGGATGCTTATGAGAGATATGCCTGGG GTTATGACGAGTTTCACCCCGTGTCCAAGACGGGCCGCAATATGGCCCCCAAGGGTTTGGGTTGGATCATTATCGATTCGTTAGACACCTTGATGATCATGAACTTGACCTCGCGGGTTACTCATGCTCGCGAGTGGATCTCCAAGTCGTTGACCTGGGACCAGGATCAAGATGTCAACACCTTTGAGACGACCATCCGCATGATGGGCGGTCTTTTGTCGGCTTACTACCTCAGCACCGAGTACCCGAACCTAGCGCCCATCTCCGATGACGATGTGGGCGCCCCCGGCGAGGACCTCTACCTCGAAAAGGCCCGCGACCTCGCCGACCGCCTCATGTCCGCCTTCGACACGCCCTCTGGCATTCCCTACGCGAGCGTCAACCTCGGTAAATTCCAGGGCCTGCCCTCGCACGCCGACATGGGTGCCTCTTCCACCGCCGAAGCCACCACCCTCCAGCTCGAATTCAAGTACCTCGCCAACCTAACAGGCGAAAAGGACTTTTGGGACCGCTCCGAAAAGGTCATGAAAGTGATAGACGACAACCAAGCCCCCGATGGCCTCGTGCCCATCTTCATCCAGCCCAGCACCGGCCACTTTCATACCCAAAACATCCGGCTCGGCTCGCGCGGCGATTCCTACTACGAATACCTGATCAAGCAGTACCTGCAAACCCACAAGGCCGAACCCATCTACCAAGACATGTGGAACGACGCTCTCCAGGGCATCCGCAAGCACCTAGTCACCTACACTGAGAACAGCGGGTTCACCATTGTCGGCGAACGTCCCTCGGGTCTCGAGGGCAACTTGTCTCCCAAGATGGACCACCTCGTCTGCTTCCTCCCGGGAACCATTGCGCTCGCCGCCACCGAAGGCCTCTCGGAGCGCGAAGCCCGCAAGAAGCCCGGCTTCTGGAACAAGCAGCGTGAGGCCGACATGAAGCTTGCCCGCGAGCTGATGCAGACGTGCTGGGGCATGTACCGGTACATGGCGACGGGCCTCGCCGCGGAAATCACCTACTTTAAGATCCCCTCGGACCCCTTGCCAGAGTCCTCCTCGCACACCAGCCCACCAGATTCCATTTTCGATGACCCCGCCGGCCCTGATGCGACCTGGCGCAAGGACTATGAAGTCCATCAAATGGACGCGCATAACCTCCAACGGCCCGAAACGGTCGAGTCCCTCTTCTACATGTACCGCATCACGGGCGACGTCAAGTACCGCGAGTGGGGGTGGGACATGTTCAAGTCGTTTGTCAACTACACTGCTGTCGAAGATGGCGGCGGATTTACGAGCTTGTCGAATGCAAATGTCATACCGCCTGTGATCAAGGATAACATGGAGAGCTTCTGGATGGCGGAGACGCTCAAGTACTTTTATTTGTTGTTCAGTCCGGAGGATCTGTTGCCGCTGGACAAGGTCGTGTTCAATACCGAGGCGCACCCGTTGCCGGTCTTTGAGGTGGGGAGGTTGTTGAAGACTGGGTGGGAGAGGAagccgaggacgacgacgacgacgacgacagggGAGACAAAGAGTGCGTGA